Part of the Paenibacillus sp. FSL R7-0273 genome is shown below.
TTGTGTTATAATAATTACTAGCCTATTCCTATGTTCAACGGACAAGCACGACAACTATTTTGAGATATAAGGAGTCTCCACTTTATGAATAATACTAATCATGTGAAGCCGGAAGCTGCCCCGGCATTTGAGTTCGGCATTTATACCTTGGGCGACCTGGTGACAGACTGCCATACCGGACAGCGGATCAGCCCGCAGCAGCGGCTGCAGGAGGTAATTGAAGCGGCCAAGCTTGCCGACGAGGCGGGCCTTGATGTGTTCGGCGTGGGTGAGCACCACCGGCTGGATTTTGTCATCTCTTCCATGCCGGTGGTGCTTGCTGCCATTGCCCAGGTGACCAAGCGGATCAAGCTGACCAGTGCAACTACTGTGCTGAGCACCTCTGATCCGGTGCGGATCTTTGAGGACTTCGCGACACTGGATCTGCTGTCCGGCGGACGGGCAGAAATTATTAACGGACGCGGCGCTTTTCTGGAATCCTTCCCGCTGTTCGGATATGATCTGGAGGACTACAAGAAGCTGTTCGCCGAGAATCTGGAGCTGCTGCTGGAGCTGAACAAGCATGAGGTCGTAAGCTGGAACGGCTCCTTCCGCTCACCGCTGAAGAATGCGGAGATTGCCCCGCGTCCCCTGCAGCCGAAGCTCCCGCTCTGGGTCGGCATCGGCGGCTCTCCTGAAAGCGCCGAGCAGGCCGGACGGCTGGGCATCGGCATGGCCATTGCCATTCTCAGCGGCAGCCCGGAGCCGTTCCAGAACCTTGCTGCCACCTACCGCCGCAGCGGGGCAGAAGCCGGGCATGCAGCTGAAGACCTGAAAATTGCCATCACCAGCCACGGCTACATCGCCAAAACCTCACAGCAGGCGGTCGATGAATACTATCCTTACTATTACAGCTACCGCA
Proteins encoded:
- a CDS encoding LLM class flavin-dependent oxidoreductase, whose product is MNNTNHVKPEAAPAFEFGIYTLGDLVTDCHTGQRISPQQRLQEVIEAAKLADEAGLDVFGVGEHHRLDFVISSMPVVLAAIAQVTKRIKLTSATTVLSTSDPVRIFEDFATLDLLSGGRAEIINGRGAFLESFPLFGYDLEDYKKLFAENLELLLELNKHEVVSWNGSFRSPLKNAEIAPRPLQPKLPLWVGIGGSPESAEQAGRLGIGMAIAILSGSPEPFQNLAATYRRSGAEAGHAAEDLKIAITSHGYIAKTSQQAVDEYYPYYYSYRNAISPHAGQEYRVSRSDFGRFVSPVNTLAVGSPQQIIEKILYQHELFGHNRFMTQLDIGGLPYSKVATAIELLATEVAPVVRREIAKKNNVTPSSAEH